From Variimorphobacter saccharofermentans, one genomic window encodes:
- a CDS encoding glycoside hydrolase family 31 protein → MFSIDNQKLIFHYDAEEVWIEPWGTNAVRIRASKNDTIPEENWALLDAPKSDSVIEVNENYAYLQNGKIKAVISRFGKITVYNQKGELLLEEYCRNRRDILDAKCSAIEIETREFKPIVGGDYHLTWRLESLFSDEKIYGMGQYQQPYLDLKGMDLELAHRNSQASVPFALSSKGYGVLWNNPGVGRAVFGKNIMSFEAFSTEALDCWIVVGDTPSEIVEEYAGVTGTVPMMPEYGLGFWQCKLRYQTQEELLAVAREYKRRGVPIDVIVIDFFHWPKQGEWKFDTVYWPNPAAMVKELKELGIELMVSIWPTVDKSCENYEEMLEKGYLIRTERGFRVGLDFQGATIHFDTTNPEARKYVWEKVKQNYYKLGIKIFWLDEAEPEYTVYDFDNYRYYAGSNLKIGNLYPKMYAQTFFEGMKKEGQENIVNLIRCAWAGSQRYGALVWSGDIASSYESLRNQLVAGLNMGIVGIPWWTTDIGGFHGGNPDDENFRELFIRWFQWAAFCPVMRLHGDREPRQAQLGTSGGATCCSGASNEIWSYGEKVYDICVKYINIREKLRDYTRGLMKEAHEKGTPIMRTLFYEFPEDEKCWEITDEYMYGDRYLVAPVLYADMKERIVYLPKGCRWKDFESGMEYTGGETIKVNLSIDSIPVFVKC, encoded by the coding sequence ATGTTTTCAATAGATAATCAGAAGTTGATCTTTCACTATGATGCGGAAGAAGTATGGATTGAACCTTGGGGTACAAATGCAGTTAGAATTAGAGCGTCCAAAAATGATACTATTCCCGAAGAAAACTGGGCGCTGTTAGATGCACCGAAATCAGATAGTGTCATAGAAGTTAATGAAAATTATGCATATCTGCAAAATGGGAAAATAAAAGCGGTAATATCCAGGTTTGGAAAAATAACTGTATATAATCAAAAGGGTGAGCTCTTATTAGAGGAGTATTGTAGAAATCGAAGAGATATTTTGGATGCGAAATGCAGTGCTATTGAGATTGAAACTAGAGAATTTAAGCCAATTGTTGGGGGAGATTATCATCTGACATGGCGCCTGGAATCCTTATTTAGTGATGAAAAAATATATGGAATGGGTCAGTATCAACAGCCTTACCTTGATCTAAAAGGAATGGACCTGGAGTTAGCTCATAGGAATTCTCAAGCAAGTGTACCCTTTGCATTATCTTCCAAAGGTTATGGAGTTTTGTGGAATAATCCTGGAGTGGGAAGAGCTGTCTTTGGTAAAAATATCATGAGCTTTGAGGCATTTTCTACTGAAGCATTAGATTGCTGGATTGTGGTTGGGGATACACCTTCTGAAATAGTAGAAGAATATGCTGGAGTTACAGGTACAGTACCGATGATGCCTGAATATGGTTTGGGATTTTGGCAATGTAAGCTCAGATATCAGACACAGGAAGAATTATTAGCAGTAGCGCGTGAATATAAAAGACGTGGAGTTCCCATTGATGTTATTGTGATTGATTTTTTTCATTGGCCAAAACAAGGAGAATGGAAGTTTGATACCGTATACTGGCCGAATCCAGCCGCAATGGTAAAGGAACTAAAAGAATTGGGAATTGAACTAATGGTGTCTATATGGCCGACCGTAGATAAATCATGTGAGAACTATGAGGAAATGCTGGAAAAGGGATATCTAATTAGAACGGAACGCGGCTTTCGGGTTGGTCTTGACTTTCAGGGAGCCACGATTCATTTTGATACAACAAATCCCGAGGCGAGAAAATATGTGTGGGAAAAAGTAAAACAGAATTATTATAAGTTAGGAATTAAAATTTTCTGGCTGGATGAGGCAGAGCCAGAGTATACAGTATATGACTTTGATAACTATAGATATTATGCAGGAAGCAATTTGAAAATCGGCAATTTATATCCCAAAATGTATGCTCAGACGTTTTTTGAAGGAATGAAAAAGGAAGGGCAGGAAAATATAGTGAATCTAATAAGGTGTGCCTGGGCTGGAAGTCAAAGATATGGTGCTCTTGTATGGTCTGGAGATATTGCGTCTAGTTATGAAAGCCTGCGTAATCAATTGGTTGCAGGACTTAATATGGGAATTGTAGGAATTCCATGGTGGACTACTGATATAGGTGGTTTTCATGGTGGTAATCCAGATGATGAGAATTTTAGAGAATTATTTATCAGATGGTTTCAATGGGCAGCTTTTTGTCCTGTAATGCGTCTTCATGGTGATAGGGAACCAAGGCAGGCACAGTTAGGTACCAGTGGCGGGGCAACGTGCTGCTCTGGAGCATCTAATGAGATATGGAGTTATGGAGAAAAGGTTTATGATATTTGCGTTAAATATATCAATATCAGAGAAAAGCTACGAGATTACACAAGAGGACTAATGAAAGAAGCACATGAAAAGGGAACACCAATTATGAGAACCTTGTTTTACGAATTTCCAGAGGATGAGAAGTGTTGGGAAATTACAGATGAGTATATGTATGGGGATCGATATTTAGTTGCTCCCGTACTATATGCAGATATGAAGGAACGTATTGTATATCTACCTAAGGGATGTAGATGGAAAGATTTCGAGAGTGGCATGGAATACACTGGAGGGGAAACGATTAAAGTTAATTTATCCATTGATTCAATACCGGTGTTTGTAAAGTGTTAA
- a CDS encoding carbohydrate ABC transporter permease: METELKLSKAKNVVYCILSIVILGILLFPIYWIFVTSLKTEKEIFQIPPSFWPKILNTKSYLAQLGSGDFNMFRSFGNSMIISVGAMAISIVLAVPASYGIAKYHFKGKRAVILGFLVTQMLPVSVLLTPLFITFQKMNLYNTWWSTILSDATIGIPFSVLILKNFFATIPKEIEEAAYIDGCNKFTSFVRVLIPIAKPGVVVCGIFSFLYGWGDLAYGMTFILDQEKRPITAGIFNFIGQYGTKWSYLTAFAVVTIIPVALIFILMQKYIISGMTSGAVKG; this comes from the coding sequence ATGGAAACGGAATTAAAATTATCCAAGGCCAAAAATGTTGTCTACTGCATACTATCGATCGTTATCTTGGGTATACTTTTATTCCCTATATATTGGATATTTGTTACCTCACTGAAGACGGAAAAAGAAATTTTTCAGATACCGCCTAGCTTTTGGCCAAAAATATTAAACACGAAATCGTACTTGGCACAATTAGGCAGCGGTGATTTTAATATGTTCCGTTCATTTGGAAACAGTATGATTATTTCCGTTGGAGCAATGGCGATTTCTATTGTTTTGGCAGTACCGGCATCTTATGGTATTGCAAAGTACCATTTTAAAGGAAAAAGAGCGGTTATTCTTGGATTTCTGGTAACTCAGATGCTTCCAGTTTCTGTGTTGCTGACACCTTTATTTATTACCTTTCAGAAAATGAATTTATATAACACATGGTGGTCTACAATACTATCAGATGCAACAATTGGAATTCCTTTTTCGGTTTTAATATTAAAGAATTTCTTTGCTACGATTCCGAAGGAAATTGAAGAGGCAGCATATATTGATGGTTGTAATAAATTTACAAGCTTTGTGAGAGTATTAATCCCGATAGCAAAGCCGGGCGTTGTTGTATGTGGAATTTTTTCATTCTTATATGGATGGGGAGATTTGGCATATGGCATGACATTTATTCTAGATCAGGAAAAAAGACCAATTACTGCTGGAATTTTCAATTTTATAGGTCAATATGGAACGAAATGGAGCTATCTAACTGCATTTGCAGTAGTTACTATTATTCCAGTGGCATTAATTTTCATCCTAATGCAGAAATATATCATAAGTGGTATGACAAGTGGTGCTGTTAAAGGATAG
- a CDS encoding carbohydrate ABC transporter permease: MKSIKKYFKYDNAGILFVLPALIYMLVFVGYPILYNFVLSFQDVTVRTLRSNVKEFVGFDNYINLFRKDNVLMTSLWNTLLFTVVCIIFQFIVGFALAVFFNKNFKFAKPVRGLLLIPWMIPMTITGLMFKFMFSTDVGIINFFLRSIGLIQENIDWLTNPTTAMFGVIFANFWIGIPFNMILIATGLTTIPKELYESAAIDGASKFQAFRKITLPLLKPTIESVLILGFIYTFKVYDLVYVMTSGGPVNSTQLLSTYSYKLSFEMFKYSEGAAVANVLFIILFIVSLIYLRFIYTEEGE, from the coding sequence ATGAAAAGTATCAAAAAATACTTCAAGTATGATAATGCAGGTATATTGTTTGTATTACCAGCATTGATCTATATGCTCGTATTTGTTGGATATCCAATTCTATATAATTTTGTTTTAAGTTTTCAGGATGTTACAGTCAGAACACTACGAAGTAATGTGAAAGAATTTGTAGGTTTTGATAATTATATCAATCTTTTTCGGAAAGATAATGTTTTAATGACATCCCTTTGGAATACATTATTATTCACTGTGGTATGCATCATATTTCAATTTATTGTAGGATTTGCCCTTGCTGTGTTTTTTAATAAAAATTTTAAGTTTGCTAAACCGGTGAGGGGACTTTTACTTATTCCATGGATGATTCCGATGACAATTACTGGCCTGATGTTTAAGTTCATGTTTAGTACTGATGTTGGTATCATAAATTTCTTTCTAAGAAGCATTGGATTGATACAAGAAAATATCGATTGGCTTACCAATCCGACAACAGCAATGTTTGGTGTTATCTTCGCAAATTTTTGGATTGGGATACCGTTTAATATGATCTTAATTGCGACTGGTCTGACTACGATACCCAAAGAGCTTTATGAAAGTGCGGCTATTGATGGTGCGAGTAAATTTCAGGCTTTCAGAAAGATAACATTACCCTTACTAAAGCCTACGATTGAATCAGTATTAATTTTAGGATTTATATATACCTTCAAAGTATATGACCTGGTTTATGTAATGACGAGTGGAGGACCGGTAAATTCCACGCAGCTGTTATCTACATATTCGTATAAACTATCCTTTGAAATGTTTAAGTACAGTGAAGGGGCAGCGGTTGCTAATGTTCTGTTTATAATTTTGTTTATTGTAAGCTTAATCTATCTTAGATTTATTTATACGGAGGAGGGTGAGTAA
- a CDS encoding sugar ABC transporter substrate-binding protein, whose protein sequence is MKKLFSMLIAITMITMLFAGCSSKKNEVQTSNENKKEEAQTADTSSDTAEDTADVAADTSGGASGDVTLWYYWETEGHQKALNEMIQKFNDSQSNIKVEAKYVPFADFKKQLSIGASADQLPDLIIQDNPDTASYAQMGIFADITDKFDVSSYYPGPVNSCTLDGRLYGIPFGSNDLLLYYNKDMLEKAGCQVPTTWDELLDVAKKCTSGNVSGFAHSSVQNEEGTFNFLTWVWSTGASAYEINSEGGIKALTMVKNLIDSGAMPKEAINWTQGDTMNQFISGNLAMMINGTWQVPTMRSEVPDLNWGVAPIPMDKQQASGLGGENYSIIAGGNEEAALEFLKFATQKDQCLFMMNAMGYISADSNIAKDQFSGDEVYEAFVEEMQYANARGPLAEWPEVSDAISLAFNEVMTGASEPQAAAEKAQATIDEVLNK, encoded by the coding sequence ATGAAAAAATTATTTTCAATGCTTATAGCAATAACGATGATTACCATGCTGTTTGCTGGATGTTCATCAAAGAAGAATGAAGTACAGACTTCTAATGAGAACAAGAAAGAGGAAGCGCAAACAGCAGATACGAGCTCTGACACGGCAGAGGATACTGCTGATGTTGCAGCTGATACTTCTGGGGGAGCTTCGGGTGATGTAACCTTATGGTATTACTGGGAGACTGAGGGACATCAAAAAGCTTTGAATGAAATGATACAGAAGTTTAACGATTCGCAAAGTAATATTAAGGTTGAAGCAAAATATGTTCCGTTTGCAGATTTTAAAAAGCAGTTATCCATTGGAGCATCTGCAGATCAGTTGCCGGATCTTATAATTCAGGATAACCCCGATACTGCTTCCTATGCCCAGATGGGAATTTTCGCAGATATTACGGATAAGTTTGATGTAAGCAGTTATTATCCTGGTCCGGTTAATTCCTGTACATTGGATGGCAGATTGTACGGCATTCCTTTTGGCAGCAATGATTTACTTCTTTATTACAATAAAGACATGTTGGAGAAAGCAGGATGTCAAGTTCCGACTACTTGGGATGAACTACTGGATGTAGCAAAAAAATGCACTTCTGGCAATGTATCAGGATTTGCACATAGTAGTGTGCAAAATGAAGAAGGAACCTTCAATTTCCTTACATGGGTATGGTCCACTGGTGCATCAGCATATGAGATAAATTCTGAAGGCGGAATTAAGGCTTTAACAATGGTTAAAAACCTTATTGACTCAGGTGCTATGCCAAAAGAGGCAATTAACTGGACTCAGGGTGACACAATGAATCAGTTTATTTCCGGAAATCTTGCTATGATGATCAACGGTACTTGGCAGGTTCCTACCATGCGTTCAGAGGTTCCAGATTTAAATTGGGGAGTAGCGCCGATCCCGATGGATAAACAACAGGCATCCGGTCTTGGTGGTGAGAATTACTCTATAATCGCAGGCGGAAATGAGGAAGCGGCACTTGAATTCCTGAAATTTGCCACCCAGAAGGATCAGTGCTTATTCATGATGAATGCTATGGGTTATATTTCAGCAGATTCTAACATTGCGAAAGATCAGTTTTCTGGTGATGAAGTTTACGAAGCGTTTGTAGAAGAAATGCAATATGCGAATGCAAGAGGCCCGCTGGCTGAATGGCCTGAGGTTTCAGATGCTATCTCATTAGCATTTAATGAGGTTATGACCGGCGCTAGTGAACCACAAGCAGCAGCAGAAAAAGCGCAGGCAACGATTGATGAAGTTCTAAACAAGTAG
- a CDS encoding response regulator transcription factor: protein MRIVVVEDEIRIREGICNLLEKMFPQHLVVGSAVNGQEGLDLILEQKPDLIITDVKMPVMDGLTMLSILHDKKIKYKAIVLSAYAEFTYAQQAIRWGVSEYLIKPMVVNDFVKSIKNMEMQLEESGKQNSVVFDRLDNILLGIILGGIEIGDELEKYIKDKYGIENDTMFSEVQIYIGKRFEERVEYIKAELEAFCTTRKNLKYSLLEMPKDKILLLVLYGYDNQQEIERWFQIYIASQNHNKNMMENNYGWINVIGINGLRKSYHLLLQYMDWNIALGNNIMISYPKVLNIQTSLCIYPIDIENRIKVALCSYNRSKIYECIEQFTQYFNSGNVYEPKNIKECYVRFIWAIINVGKEISFLNHEQLDQKNILQKIMESKNKEELKDIIHEIYGLIKNDQYEGKNVLSLNVKRAENMILEYYKTGITLEEIAAKLNLTPEYLGMQFHQEKGVKFSTFIRDFRIMKAKELLIGSKMNVNEVAEKVGYSDAKYFSKVFRECTGQLPTEYRKSNK from the coding sequence ATGCGTATAGTTGTTGTTGAAGACGAAATAAGAATAAGGGAAGGAATTTGTAACTTATTAGAAAAAATGTTTCCTCAACATTTGGTCGTAGGGAGTGCAGTAAATGGACAAGAAGGTTTGGATTTAATCTTAGAACAGAAGCCCGACTTGATTATTACTGATGTGAAGATGCCGGTCATGGATGGGCTAACTATGCTATCCATTCTTCATGATAAGAAAATAAAATATAAAGCGATTGTTTTAAGTGCTTACGCAGAATTCACCTACGCCCAGCAGGCTATACGTTGGGGAGTTAGTGAATATCTGATAAAACCAATGGTTGTCAATGATTTTGTAAAGTCAATAAAGAATATGGAAATGCAATTAGAGGAGTCAGGGAAACAAAATTCAGTAGTCTTCGACCGTCTGGATAATATATTGCTTGGTATAATTTTAGGTGGAATTGAAATTGGAGATGAGTTAGAAAAATATATTAAAGATAAGTATGGGATAGAAAATGACACAATGTTTAGTGAAGTACAAATTTATATAGGAAAGAGATTCGAGGAACGGGTAGAGTATATAAAAGCCGAGCTGGAAGCTTTTTGTACAACAAGGAAGAACCTAAAATACTCTCTTTTGGAAATGCCAAAGGATAAGATATTGCTGCTCGTTTTATATGGGTATGATAATCAGCAGGAGATTGAACGATGGTTTCAAATATACATAGCGTCACAAAATCATAATAAGAATATGATGGAAAATAATTATGGTTGGATTAATGTGATTGGAATAAATGGTTTGAGAAAAAGTTATCATTTATTACTGCAGTATATGGATTGGAATATCGCTCTTGGTAATAATATTATGATTTCATACCCAAAGGTATTGAATATCCAAACTTCTCTTTGTATATATCCAATCGATATTGAAAATCGTATTAAGGTTGCGTTATGTTCCTATAATCGCAGCAAAATTTATGAGTGCATTGAACAATTTACACAATATTTTAATAGTGGTAATGTATATGAGCCAAAGAATATTAAAGAATGCTATGTTAGATTTATATGGGCTATTATCAATGTTGGAAAAGAAATCAGTTTCTTAAATCATGAGCAATTAGATCAAAAGAATATCCTACAGAAAATCATGGAATCAAAAAATAAAGAAGAACTTAAGGATATAATTCATGAGATTTATGGATTGATTAAGAATGACCAATATGAAGGAAAAAATGTGCTTAGTTTAAATGTTAAGAGAGCGGAAAACATGATTCTTGAGTATTATAAAACGGGGATTACTTTGGAGGAGATAGCGGCTAAACTTAATTTGACACCGGAATATCTAGGTATGCAGTTCCATCAGGAGAAAGGAGTTAAGTTTAGTACTTTCATTAGAGACTTCCGGATCATGAAGGCAAAAGAATTATTGATTGGTAGCAAAATGAATGTCAATGAGGTGGCTGAAAAGGTTGGCTATTCTGATGCTAAATATTTCAGCAAGGTATTTCGTGAATGTACCGGACAGTTGCCAACAGAGTATAGAAAATCAAATAAATGA
- a CDS encoding sensor histidine kinase, with the protein MKNFNMYYTKKASLQTKLIRLFIMTSAVPILFISFFSFYNISNTLKKNTEELTINNLEQISNSLNIWLESYEDILYQIYTDDDVVTLVDKLNSGKDVEVSKNQLRRFLRGILNTKDYIRSITVITSEGMIIAYDQLTSSSSDKSWLPQFSLSQDQLYEEISKDNSTHIFPTEYGVSFANKDYYLFHMAHRIIDYKDLTKKNGVVIVSIDEKLLSKVCIEKDISYKNRSDINFIVDQKGRLISYNNEEQLTNTVTNSKAILKDRKEDYLNFISQETKIKKEYLSVYVFRNEELSWDIVNVTNQWADIRTLSLQQQIVILVGTLSLLIAISLTVWLSRRLVSSVKKVTEAMYTVSTGNLETKVNIEKQMPLEIEFIALQFNDMLVKLYEAIKKENEAKERQLDAEIRALEAQINPHFLYNTLDTINWMAINKEDYDISNAINSLAMILRYAITNSNATVEIHQELDWLKNYIYLQQIRLKNTFHYELDVDPQILNDKVHKLILQPFVENAIIHGFEGITREHILIIKLELQDDFIRILIKDNGKGIEPAVVEEINNKVFNHSDRGSHIGMENVISRLFMYYGEAASVQINSILDEETEVVILIPRRT; encoded by the coding sequence ATGAAAAATTTTAATATGTATTATACAAAAAAAGCAAGTTTGCAAACAAAATTGATACGTCTGTTTATTATGACTTCGGCAGTCCCAATACTTTTTATTAGTTTTTTTTCTTTTTATAATATTTCAAATACGCTAAAAAAGAATACGGAAGAGCTAACAATAAATAATCTGGAGCAGATTAGTAACAGCCTAAATATCTGGCTAGAGTCATATGAAGATATACTTTATCAAATTTATACGGATGATGATGTCGTTACTCTCGTCGATAAACTTAATAGTGGAAAGGATGTAGAAGTATCAAAAAATCAGTTAAGAAGATTTTTAAGGGGCATTTTAAATACCAAGGATTATATACGCTCGATTACTGTTATTACATCAGAGGGAATGATTATTGCATATGATCAATTAACATCTTCTTCAAGTGATAAATCGTGGTTGCCACAGTTCAGTTTATCGCAAGATCAACTATATGAAGAAATATCAAAGGATAATTCCACTCATATCTTTCCTACGGAGTATGGAGTAAGCTTTGCTAATAAAGATTATTATCTTTTTCATATGGCACATCGAATAATTGATTATAAAGATTTAACCAAGAAAAATGGAGTAGTTATAGTAAGTATTGATGAAAAGTTGTTAAGTAAGGTTTGTATAGAAAAAGATATATCCTATAAAAATCGCTCAGATATAAATTTTATTGTTGACCAAAAGGGCAGATTAATATCTTATAATAATGAAGAACAGTTGACAAATACTGTTACAAATTCGAAAGCAATCTTAAAAGATAGAAAAGAAGATTACTTAAACTTTATTTCCCAAGAAACAAAAATAAAGAAAGAATATCTTTCAGTTTATGTTTTTCGCAATGAAGAGCTGTCCTGGGACATTGTAAATGTTACAAACCAATGGGCAGATATTAGAACACTAAGTTTACAACAACAAATTGTTATACTTGTAGGTACGCTTTCTTTATTAATTGCAATAAGCCTGACGGTGTGGTTATCAAGACGGTTGGTATCTTCAGTAAAGAAAGTTACCGAAGCTATGTATACAGTAAGTACAGGTAATTTGGAGACAAAGGTTAACATTGAAAAACAAATGCCTCTTGAAATAGAATTCATCGCATTGCAATTTAATGATATGCTTGTAAAACTATATGAAGCCATAAAGAAAGAAAACGAAGCCAAGGAACGCCAACTCGATGCAGAAATAAGAGCATTAGAGGCTCAAATAAACCCTCATTTCTTATATAATACCTTAGATACAATAAATTGGATGGCAATCAATAAGGAGGATTATGATATTAGTAATGCAATCAATTCTCTTGCGATGATTCTACGATATGCCATTACGAATAGTAATGCTACGGTAGAAATTCATCAAGAGCTTGATTGGTTGAAAAATTATATATATTTACAGCAAATAAGGTTAAAAAATACTTTTCACTATGAATTAGATGTTGACCCCCAAATCTTAAATGATAAAGTCCATAAATTGATCCTTCAACCATTTGTAGAGAATGCAATCATTCATGGATTTGAAGGGATTACAAGAGAACATATTTTGATAATTAAGCTAGAGCTTCAAGATGATTTCATACGAATTCTAATCAAGGATAATGGTAAGGGAATAGAACCCGCAGTAGTCGAGGAAATAAACAACAAGGTTTTCAACCATTCAGATAGAGGAAGCCATATTGGTATGGAAAATGTAATATCCAGATTATTTATGTATTATGGAGAGGCAGCAAGCGTTCAAATAAATAGTATACTTGATGAAGAAACAGAAGTAGTTATTCTAATTCCACGGAGGACTTAG
- a CDS encoding alanine/glycine:cation symporter family protein — MIMNLNDFINWLDGIVWGLPLIILIMAVGIYLTIRLKLLQVLHLPKALRFMVSNEEGGTGEVTSFAALCTALSATIGTGNIVGVATAIVAGGPGALFWMWVAAFFGMATKYAEGLLAIKFRKISEDGHVLGGPFYYIELGMGSRFRWLAKLFAFFGACAGMMGIGTFTQVHGITTAVSNFISNSNSRVISIFGMEYSVAIIVTGLVITLCAGLVIIGGIKRISNFAQIVVPFMAIIYVVITVILLINNASAIPGALVEIFQGAFGFRAIAGGALGAMMVAMQKGIARGIFSNESGLGSAPIAAAAAQTKEPVRQGLVSMTGTFIDTIIICTMTGLSIVITKSWNIGLDGVAVTDAAFQTGLPFDPRVASFLLMLCLIFFAFTTIIGWNYYSERCMEYLTNGNQKAVYVFRWLYIAAVFIGPYMTIQAVWGIADIFNGLMAFPNLIALFALSGVIIKESNDYFKKIKNKK, encoded by the coding sequence ATAATTATGAACCTGAATGACTTTATAAATTGGCTGGATGGTATTGTATGGGGACTTCCGCTGATTATATTAATTATGGCCGTAGGTATCTATTTAACGATTCGACTTAAGCTGCTTCAAGTATTACATTTACCCAAGGCTCTAAGATTTATGGTTAGTAATGAAGAGGGAGGAACAGGAGAGGTTACCAGTTTTGCCGCTCTATGTACTGCTTTGTCCGCAACTATAGGAACCGGAAATATTGTTGGTGTTGCCACTGCCATTGTTGCAGGAGGACCAGGAGCTCTATTTTGGATGTGGGTAGCAGCCTTTTTTGGTATGGCGACAAAATATGCAGAAGGCTTACTGGCTATTAAATTCCGTAAGATTTCGGAGGATGGTCATGTATTAGGAGGACCCTTTTACTACATAGAATTAGGAATGGGATCTCGTTTTCGCTGGTTAGCGAAACTATTTGCTTTTTTTGGTGCTTGTGCAGGCATGATGGGGATCGGAACATTCACCCAGGTACATGGTATTACTACGGCGGTAAGTAATTTTATATCGAACAGTAATTCACGAGTAATCTCTATCTTTGGAATGGAGTATTCCGTGGCAATAATTGTAACAGGATTAGTAATTACTCTGTGTGCAGGTCTTGTTATTATCGGTGGAATTAAGAGAATCTCTAATTTTGCTCAAATAGTTGTACCTTTTATGGCTATAATATATGTTGTAATAACCGTAATCTTATTAATTAACAATGCAAGTGCAATTCCAGGAGCACTAGTAGAGATTTTTCAAGGAGCCTTTGGATTTAGAGCAATTGCAGGAGGAGCTTTGGGTGCAATGATGGTTGCTATGCAAAAGGGTATTGCCAGAGGAATCTTCTCTAATGAATCCGGATTAGGAAGTGCTCCTATCGCAGCGGCAGCAGCTCAGACTAAGGAACCAGTAAGACAAGGTTTGGTTAGTATGACGGGAACATTTATCGATACCATTATCATTTGTACAATGACCGGTTTGAGTATTGTTATTACAAAGAGCTGGAATATTGGATTGGATGGAGTGGCAGTTACGGATGCTGCTTTTCAAACAGGTCTTCCCTTTGATCCTAGAGTGGCATCATTTTTATTAATGCTGTGCTTAATCTTTTTTGCATTTACCACAATTATTGGCTGGAATTATTATAGTGAACGTTGCATGGAGTATCTGACCAATGGGAATCAAAAAGCAGTTTATGTATTTCGTTGGCTTTATATTGCAGCAGTGTTTATTGGCCCATATATGACGATACAGGCTGTATGGGGTATTGCAGATATATTTAACGGACTAATGGCATTTCCAAACTTGATCGCTCTATTTGCATTAAGTGGAGTGATTATTAAAGAAAGTAATGATTATTTTAAGAAAATAAAGAATAAAAAATAG